TGAGTTGAGGCCAAGGCAGAAAAGAACAGAGGTCACACCAGGTGGAGGTTTTGTCTAGAAACCAGCCTTGGGTGCAGATAGGTGGGCCTCGCCTGAGCTCTGCAGCCCCGGTCATCCACTACAGGACTGGAGCCACTGCTCACTGCTGGCTGCATCCGGGTGACTTTCCTAAAGCCCTGGCTCACTTCTTCACTCACAGTCTTGTCACCTCCTGCATTCTGGAGGCCGCGCAGGGAGCAGCAGGGTGTGGGAAGTGCTGTCATCATCCCCAGCTGTTTGCCGGGCAAGGGGAGGGACGCAAAGATGTGGTGGAGTGGACAGTGAGAGGAAGGGGCGCTGCTGGGGGCAGGTAGCTCCTCAGAGCTGCCCAGAGGAAGCATGGGCTGAGCAGAGTTTAGAGggatgggtggggatggggaaggaGCGCCTTCAGCGCAGGAGGGGAGAGGGTAGGCGAGAACAGCTGGCCATTCGAGGTGCTGAACGCCAGACCTCAGCCCCACTGTCTGGTGAAAAAGGGGCAGGAAGAACGCATGCGCATAGAGGGGACAGAAGAATTACCCTGAGGTTGGAGGggcctggggggaggggggaagggagaTCCATTTTTACTGTTCATTTTCCAACATTGTTGAAATTCATGTAATAATGTATTCACCTATTACttctggaattaaaaaaatataataaatggtaAAACCCACATAGAATGCTGGATTTAGTTATTTGTAACGTACTCATGCTTATTTCTTAGCTGGGACAAAGGTACCTCAGTGATCTAGGCTGCTAACAGCAGGGGAAGCTGGGAGGGGTGTATAGGAACTGTCTGTTCTGTCTTGGCAACTTTTCTATACATCTAAAGTTACTCTAAAACCAAAAGTAGgtgttaaaaaatataataaggaCTCTCCCAAAAAGCCTCACTCAGATAAAGGGCTGCCACTAAAGAAGACCATTTGGTTACCCTGCCATGCTTGTGGCCGACGTTGGCCTCACTGGGAGGCTGGGCAGGCACAGGGGCGCAGGCCAAGAGCAGGAGAGGGTCAGCACTCATGCTACAGAGCACAGCTGGGGGAGGAGTATCTCAGTGCTGGGCCAGGGGCATCAGCAAGGTTTGTCTTGATGTGTTGAGGGACTTCTAGACCCACGGCGATCTGGACAGATAGCCAGGCAATCCAGCATAGTGTGAATGGGCTTATGGCGGCCAAATTTAGGAGCTAGGAGAACATGGGAGCAGGGACCCTAACCCAGCCTGGGAGGGCCGAGGCATCTCGGGCCTGAAGGGTAAGCAGGAGAtagggtgggaaaggaggagagCTTTCCAAACAGAGGAGCTTTGCATGGCTCCCCGTGGCTGGggtgtggagtggaggggaatggcAGCTCAGGGGCACAGCCGGACAGCTTGGAGTCCAGACTTCTTACCCCCGTGTCCTTAAGTTCAAGTCACTAAAACTcttagagcctcagtttcctcatccattaaATGGAGATTATCAGCCCCGACACTGACCCGCGATCCGGCCCGTCGGCCGCAGCGCCTTCCCTCCGGTGCCATGTCGCAGAGCGGGATCCCCGGACTGCAGGAGGAGAACCTGCAGGGCTCTTGGGTCGAGCTGCACTTCAGCCATGGCTCAAACGGGAGTGGCGTCCCTGCCTCGGTCTCTCTCTATAATGGTGACCTGGAGAAAACACTGCGGGACACCCAGCATGAATCTGGACGGAGCAGCTCCAAGAGCTCTCACCGTGACAGCCCGCCTCGCTCACAGACCCCACGGGATAATAACAGAGCTTCAGAGCCAGATTCCCACAGCGTCAGGGAGAAGAACAGCATCCAGTCCGAGGAAGACTACttggagaggaggaaggaggtggAGAGGATCCTGAAGAAGAACTCGGACTGGATCTGGGAATGGTCGAGCCGGCCGGAAAATGTGCCCCCCAAGGAGTTCCTCTTCAGACACCCTAGGCGCGCCACCGCCCTGAGCATGAGGAACATGGGCGTCATGAAGAAGGGCGGCATCTTCTCGGCTGAGTTCCTGAAGGTGTTCCTCCCGTCCCTGCTGCTCTCCCACCTCCTGGCCATTGGACTGGGGATCTATATTGCAAGGCGCCTGACCACCGCCACCAGTACCTTCTGAGGAAGAACTGGAATCCGGTTTTTCTCCTGCGGGGCTTAGCGGAGCTTGCAGCGCAGCTGCCCGGGGAGCTGTCCCAGTCCTGGGGTGGTGCACCGTTTGTGTGTGTTCTGTAAATGCTGTGTTCCTAACTTagtaaaatgaaagagaagacacTAAAATCATTCTGATCTATACTCATACCTATGGGATCAATGAATAAGCATGCCATACTGATTAATATCGACTGTAATAATTTGGTAGTAAATTTCCTTTGGATATTAAAATATCTTAAgtataaataattttaacataCTAGTCATAATGTATGtagtattttaagaaaaactgTCTGTAACCTTAATTCAGAAACACTTCCTATTTCAGAATAATGATGTTGACAGTAAAATGATCCATAGGAAGTTTGTCCCCAGTACATACTGTGGCCTTACATTCACACCACTTAGGGTGGACGGTGACGTGGATGCAGGTCATCTACTTAAAGACTGTGCTGAACTCTGCCAGTTCTTTGTTATGTGATCAATGGAACCCACGGCACAATATGGACTCTGTTGTGCCACTGAGCCCCGAGTTGCAGGGCGGTGACCTCCCATGCTCTCTGGCAGTCGGGAGCCACCGTGGCCGGGCAGCCCACCCAGGGCGCCCACCGGGCTCACTCCTGCATCACCCATCACTCTAGATCGCTGGGTTTCATCTATGCTGTGTGCTCATGTTTTGTGTGCTCTTAGAAGCAGCTTCATTAAACAAATTGGTAGCTATTTTGAAAGActggagacagaaaaaaataaatatttgccaaatcCTTCAGAGATGACTGCATTTACGTATGATTCAAAATGACTACACCAGGACTCTTCATCTTCCCTGCAGCATGGCTTTTCAGAGCTGCCACTTGGTGCAccatgtgtgtgcgtgtttcaCTCTTCCACGTTGAATTCTTATGTTAAAATAAATgtcacattttaattaaaaaaaaaatggaggttaTCACTCTATCTGCCCTGCCTGCCACCCAGAGCTGTTGCAAGTGACCCATGAGACACTCATCATGCAAAGGCCCTGGTGTGGGGCACAATCACCTTGGAAAAATGAGCACTGAGTCCACAGTGAGTGGAAGTGTTTCTTTCTGCCCGGCACCCAAGTCAGTTCTGGCCCTGCACAGCCCTGGATGCAGACCTTGGAGGAGCTTCCAGTGGCAGGGCCCTCCCCAGGGGCCAGTGTCCTCCCATGATTGCTGGGGGCAGATGCCAGGCCCTCCTGGAGTCCCCAGGAGATAGGCCAGAGCCCTGCTACGGTAGGTGGGAGTGGGCAGTGGGGGCCCAGGAGACCTGGCTGCCAAGGCTGGGAAGATGCTGAGGTGGAGATGGAGTTATCTGTGAGGGCCCAAGCCCAGGGGGGAGAAAAATTCTTGCTGGAGCTGTATAATTAAAATCCTATTAAGTGGCGCCTAGCAGTCTCCCATGAACCCCCACCAAGTCTCCATGCTGAACCTTCAGCAGCTGCAGCGCCCTGCTCTCTGGGCACCAGCTCGGGGCTGGCTCTGCTTGGAGGGTGCTGGGGGCTGGGATACAGCTGGCCTGGGGCACAGTCAGTGTGGGCCAGGATAGGCACAGGGGAGGGGGAGTGCGGTCAGGGCTCCAGGCCAGACCTGCCTCCAGGCCTCCGCATCCCCTCCATCCTCCCTCTGCCCTGTGAGGACTCCGCGTCCTCCCTCCACCCCCTCAGCGCCTCGGGCCCCAGGAGAACAGCACGGGTCCATCTCCCTGGcctcccagcctcctgcctctTCTCTCCCAGGCTCTCCATTCTCCTTGGGGAAGCTCTTCAGAGCTGTGCTTCCAGCTCCCACCCTCCTCAGCTGAGGGCTGTCATACACTGGTGCTCTGCCCTTCTCCTAAGCCTTTTGCCTGTCTAAAGCAGCatccctttctcctctcctccttAGGTTCCAGGCCCCTGTTTTCCATGCAACCTGCCAAGACTCTGTGACCCAAATTCTATCTACCCTTTTCTCTGCACCCCAAGCCTTCAATATTCACTTCGTTTACACTCTGCTGTCTTTCTGTGCATCTATATCCTGAATACATTAGTGTCTGGCCTCCCCCATCACTTGAGGGCTCCCTGCAAGCAGAGTGCAACCCTATGAGTTTGATGAGCTCGGGGATTGATTCACCTTCCCTCGGAGAGCTCCATCCAGGGCATGGGGTCCAGTCAAAGCAACAGAGTCCTGAGCAAGTGGAGGGTGGTCTGGACCTAGGGGCTTCCCACCCATCTCCTCTGAGTGGCCTGGAGAAGGGCTCTGGAAGCAGAGCTGGTGAAATAGGGAGGGGAGTGTAGGATAGAGAAGCTGGCTGGGCCCTGTTCTTACCCCTTGAAGAATGCATCCCAGCATCCTTCTAGACCTACACCCCCAGTTTCAAAGCCTGCCCCTGAGCCCTCCTCCTTGAGCCCCCAGTGGGGGTGAATGCTCTAATCCCCTCTGAGGGGATGGGGGTCTAAAGCAATATGacccccctgcccacccccactcGAGGTACGAGCCCTGGATGACCTGGTGGCAGTGGTGGGAATGGCTGAGCAGAGGCAGGCTGTCGGGAATGCCAGATGTTAGAGGCAGGCTGGCTCTGCGTGCTGTCTGTGATTCCTAGACTCCCTCCTGGATCACAGAGGTGGGGATGTGCTGAGTGGTTCTGAGTGGCCCTGGGGTCCTGTCCCCTGCTATTACACCAGTCTGGTCTCGCCAGGCTTCCCCTGATTCTCCAAGACCTGTAGGGCAGAGAATTTCACTCCCTTCCTCAGAACCCGGCTTGGATCCCAAAGGAATATAGGACCATGCACACTGCCCTTTGGCCTTTCCAACTGAATTTTGTCTCTCACAGGCCATTTCACAGCCTGGGGTCCCTCACCATCTAGAGGGGCTGCCCCTTCCCACAGGTGCCTAGCTCCTTATAAGTGGAGAACTGAGCTCAGCCCCTGTTTCAGTCAGAGGGAGAGGTAACGTGGGGGGAGAGAGCCCCCAGTCAGACTCTCCCTCCAGCCTGATCTCCAAACCTCTCCAGCATCAACCTGGCATCTCAGAGTCAGAAGTCAGGAGCTGAGCTCTAAGCTCTGTCCCCAATCACCTGTATGACCTTGGACACCTGTCACACCCTCTGGGACCCCATTTCACCATTCTTGCTCAATCTACAGGTGGAGACATTGACTCACCTCCCTCCCTGATGCTTCTCCCCCAACCCTCCAAGTCAGCtgctccccatgcacccccctcctgcctccccttctCTCCAGGTACCCACTGAACTCCCCTCTTGGCCATTTTATTTCAACAAGCATTTACAGGGCACATACCATGTCGCAGGCCTTGTGCTATATGATAGGGTCACAGAGACAAGACATGGTCTCTGTTCATTTTACCCACTCCTCATTCATGTCACTTACGGCAGAGGAAAAGCCAGAAATCAAAGCGAAAGCAGATCAACAGAAAAACACAGAGCCTGTTAGAGGCTCCATGCAGATTTATGCAAATGAGCAAAAGAAGGACAGGGAAGTTTATAGGAACAAATGAGTTTCTGAGCATAAATTGGATATAATGTTCAAACTGGAGGGACTTTGGAGGTAGTCtggtgaaactgaggcccagggaggagaAATACCTCACCCAAGGCCTGTAGCACACAGGTTACATCAGGACCAGGGCCAGAGTTCTGTCAACCAGACCAAATGCAGGAAATTGGGCCTTCTGGGGTGCAGGTTCATTCTCCAAAGTACCCCAGGAGAGGGACAGCTAAGAAAGTTGAAGCAGCTCAGGCTGCATGAGATTCAGCCGCTGCCACATTTACACCTGGGATGGCCAAACAGCTCCTGAGAAGCCTGCCCTGCCTTAAAGATCTTACATTCCCAAAGGGGAGGTGGGCAGCAACCCACTGACTGTAACGTAAGGCACGGCAGCCAAGTCCCAGGGAAGCTGGAGCTTCTGCTGTTGAGGCCAAGGAAGGAGAGATTCATACTGGTGGCGGCGCCCAGGGAGGGCTTTCTCTGGGGAGGGGGACATGGCGAGGAGGCCCAGTCTGGGCTCCAGCCTTGATTCACCTGTGATAAATATGCTTCTATCCTTCTCCCAAATTGTCCTACACAGGTTTCGGCAGCGTGTAATCCTTTACCAACTGTGAAAGCCAAGTCCCTCATTTGAAAACAAAGGAAACTAAGGGTCAGAGAAGGGCACTGACACCCCCACTGAGCCACACAGAGTCGGACTCCCTGCCTTCTCTTCCCTCCAAGTCACTGCATCCAGCCCTGGCCACTAACAAGGACAAAAGGACCCTGCAGAGACACAGCCCAACCTGGAAAGGCCTGTTGAGAAGACAGGGTGGCGACACAAAGGACAAGTGGGGAGCCAGTTTCCTGCTCCCTGACTGCGGCCCTCCCCACAGCTTCCCCACAGGGCCTCAGCTGAGACCCTCACAGCTGCAGGGGTGAAGCCTCAGCAAGGCGCAGCCCCACACCTGTGCAAAGCGGCAGTGACGTCACCTCCAGTTTTCCTGGATGTGGACTCTTCCCATGATGACAAAGTCCATGGACCTCTCATCCCATGTGATGATGATGTGAAGTGAAAAAGCCTATGGGGTAGATACCGGAGACACCCCTTCACCCCAGGGAAAGATCTAGGGTACCAGAGAGGGCTGAATGCTTTCTCCTCTATTAGTTAGGCTCTTATCTCAGAGGCCCTCATCCACAAAGCTGCCAAGTTCTTCCTGAAGTCTGCCCTCCATCTCTCTTGCTGCAATCCAAACCCCTGTGCATTCACAGACCTTAGCACCAAAGAACCCAGCTAGGGAGCAGATAAGTATTTATCTTCTGCCATGGGCCCAGCACTCTGTCTGTCCTTAGGAGCCATGAAAGAAATTTCTCATAAGATTCCAACACTTGAGAAGGTTACAGCTTTGTGAGCACCTCACTGCTCCCAGACAGCCTGGCACTGTTCATCTGTTCCCCACTCCCTGCCTTCACTTGTCCCTCAGGAGCCCTAATTTCACTGACATTTTTCTCCAAATTCTCTGCTTCCCCCCTGCACTGTACAATCCCAATTGGGCAAATCACTCCCCTCTCTGGACCTCGGTCTCCCAGTCTGTAAAATGGAGGGCCTTGTCTCCCAgcgtgtgtgtggaggggtgcCTCAAGTATCTCACAGTCCACTAAGCCCCGGCTGGCTGAGTCAGGCAGGGCCAAGGAGCTGGCCTTGCTCCCAGACCACAGGGGAGCCTCTGCCTTCCCCAGGAGGGGCTGAGAGGCAGGGCTTCTCTCATCCCTGAGGGCAGGGCGGTCATAGCACACAGCATCGGCTCAGTGCCCTCCTAGGTCCTGCCAGGGTCGGCTCCCGCCCCTGACCCCACTCAGCCCAGCCCCACTCAGGGTGAGAGCATCACCAGCCTCTTCCCATAGCGGGGCCTCTGACTGATGAGCACGGGGTGGGGGGCCATCCACTCCCAAGGTCCTATTACCTAAAGTGTCACCGCCCTGACTCTCAATAATTGGGGGGCTCATTTGCATTTTGCCTATGTGCGCTTTCAGAGAgtctccctgcccaccccaccccagggctcCACAGCTGGCTTCCAGGGAAGGAGCGGGCTAGGGAAAGGCCCGAAGCAGGAGCTGGAACGGGCACTGGGTCTCAGCTTCTCCAAGGAACGGGAGTCTTGGCAGGGTCCCCAGACCTTGTGCCAGTCCTGGCTCAGCAGccagggtggggatggagggggtGACATCCTCCACCAcccagtctcagtttcctcatctgtaaactggggctAATGACACTTAACAAGCAAGTGGGGCGGGGGGCATGTAATTAGCTGTGCTGGCTCTGGGCTTTGAAGTGGGGTGGAGGGGGCTGGCTGGGCAGGTGTAGAGTTGGAGGCCCAAGTGCCCTGGCCTGTTATGGGGGAACGTGTGAGTCCCAGGGACCCTCTTCTAACTGAGGGAAATCAAAAACTGAGATCACACACTTAAGGAAGGCTCTGGAGGGAGTAGACTAAAGCAGACCCAAGCCCTAGAGCCACAGAGAGGTTTTGTCTCAGGCCACCTAAGAAAGGAGCAGGTACCCAGGCTCCCTAATAGGGTGGGACTGCTAGGGTGAGGAGAGGCAGAGTGCGGTGCAGACCAGGAACTCTCTCGTGCTTTGCTTCTATCCCATGAgccatggtgcctggcacacacctAGGCACACACAAAGCATGCTTCCGTGGACAAGGACAACAGCTCTGGGTGCATGGGCTCATGGGAAACCCAAGAAGGTTAGAGGATAGGgatggtgggagggaaggaggttatgggggctgaggccagggaggtgaggacaggagggagggagcaCCACCTCCCACGCCCTCGGCCTTTCCGCTCGCCCCACGACGTCAGGGCTGAGTCACTGGGAGAGGCTGCTGTccagcaggggtgggagggccCTGGGGACCAAGTCTGGACACTGTCCCAGGCCAGGCAGTGTATGGGGCACCTCTGGCCTGGTTGGCAAAGTCCAAGATGCAAGCTTGATCCAACCATCCACAGTTCAGCCTCCCACGCGTGGTGGGCAGAGCCTTGGATGGGCCCGGGAGGCCCCAAAGGGACATCTGGGAGGGTCAAGAAGTCATCTCTGGCAACCCCCTGCCTCTGTACAGGTCAACAATGAAACCATCCAAGATACACTAAATAAATCGGGAAGCCCCTCTTGATGTTGAACCATGAGTCTTCTTGCCATAAGCTCTACCCACTGGGCATTCAGCAGGGGTAAGAACTAAGTGGTCCTGAATAGAAAGAACTGGTCATTCATTCATACCACATACATTTATTGATATCTACGAGGTCCCAGTTGCTGGTCTAGGTGTGGGAATAGAGCAGGGAAGAAGATAGGCAGGGGCCCTGCCCAGGAAGGCCCAGCTCTAGATCAAGAGTGTGGGGAGGAGGCCAGAGCCCTTCAGAAGGATGGGGAGCTATTTCCAGAAGAGGCCTCAGAGGGAGAGGAGGATTTCAGCTGTTACCCAGGGAAATTCTGGGTAAAGATTCCACCATCCACCATCAACCCCAGAGACCCATAAATCCCACAGGTTCCCTGGGATGAGGACACCACACTCCCACTGGCCACCCGGCCCTGCTGAGACGGGGCCTTGGTGGCTGGAACCTCTGGAAGAACTGATGTGCTGTTCCACCCACTCATGTCCATCCGGTGTGTGGCAGGGAGGGTGGCAGGAGAGACTTATGTGATGCTGGCTCTGCAGCTTTGTCCACTTCCTTGAAATCTgaggtttttctgttttctgtgttgACAGCCCTCAGATGTCCAGAGCCTGAGGCAGCTGTCTGGGTACTTGGGAGCCCACTCAGAAGTTCCTGACCCTGGGGATCCGGCCCCAAAGCCCTTTCAAAATGGGGTCCCTAGGCTGAAGAAGGTGGAGGGACCTCATCCCTGGTGCACTGAGGGCCCAGGCCTGGGTGCCCTCTTGTTCTCTCAAAGTCTGCTGAGTGTAGAACCTGGACATCCTGACCTGTCGCTGGCTACTGGGGCAACACCCATCCCTGCACATGCTCACCCCCCTCCCACTCAGCACCCCGCTCTCCTGGCCTGGTGGCTCAGGCCGGctctgcccctgcctccctccctgtaCTTCTGTGATCTCCTGGGTTCCTGtgaactccaggggaaaatcctggAAAGGACATTCTTAGGTCAACTGAATTAGGCCTAATCACAATGGGATAGGGGTATGTGGAGGGTAGATAAGACAAAATATTGTATCGATGCAAATTCATGAAACTGGTAACTATAGCGTGGTTAGCAAGAGAATATCCCTCTTCTTGGGAAATACACTGAAATATTTAGGGGTAAAGGACTATGATATATGTAACTTACCCTCAAATTGTTCAGGGAAAATGATGTACTTATAGAGAAACATGtatatacatagaaaaatatatatagagagagagacagagacaaagcaaTGGAGTAAAATATTAACAGTAAGTTAATCTGAGCGCAAGTTGTAAAGATACACTCTgtactgttttaatttttatagctttttctaaatttgaaattatttccaatgAAAGAGCTAAATAGAACATCTGGCCATCTCCCAAACCTAGCTGCCCCTTCTCCCTGGTACTGCTCCTGTATAGCCTGGGCTTCCCTGTGACTTACTCATTCGTTCATCCCTAGAACAGTGCCCAGCCCATAGAAAACACTCAGTAGTAAATAGGTGACATGCCAGATGCACTTCTGTCTTTGCATGTATGTcaatatcattcattcattcactttggAGTAAATGTCCCTCATCACTCAGCATGCATCCCCTTGGTAACCCTAGGCATATGGGGCAGGCAGGAGGACCCACTTACAGAGCCTATCTTGGAGGGTCTTGGAGGTTCTGAGTGGGTCTCTGGCCTAAACCTCAGTGCTCCTGACCCCAATCACCTTCATTAATCTCCTTGGGGCTGGGTCCCTCTAGGGTTTGGGGTAGGAGTTCTGGAGGGGGGTGTTTAGAGCTGTGCCTGCTCACAGGGCTTTGGCAGCTCCTTCCACAACCTGCTACCCTTCTCCCCTTCTACCTTGAAGGGTGTATGTGCTCCCAAAGCCAAGGTAATGGCTGTGGCCCTTGGGGGCTGGGGGACTGCTTGGCTATGGGCCAAAGGTCTGGCCCAGCAAAGactccttccttttccccacctTCCAATCCCTTCTAGTCACCCCTGGCCTGGCCAAGGCGTCTGCCACCCTTGGCCTCCCAAGATGACATCATGAGGGCTCCCCCAGTGTACACACACCGCAAGCAGCAGCGACTCCCTCCCAGCACATCTCACCATCTCTTTCCTGGCACATCAAAGCCCAGGCAGCAGCGTCCACTCCTCCCGGCCCTGGGGGTTCATCAGAGCCAGGTATGTGTAAATGCTGGgccttcaaataaataaataaatactagaaTAAGCTGGGCCTCCTGCCCCTCACTGATGCCTGGCGCCCTGGGCTGGGACCTAGGCATGGGGCCAGCCCCTAACGAGGTCTTGGGGACCGCCTGGAGCTGAAG
The sequence above is a segment of the Manis pentadactyla isolate mManPen7 chromosome 4, mManPen7.hap1, whole genome shotgun sequence genome. Coding sequences within it:
- the LOC118909387 gene encoding BCL2/adenovirus E1B 19 kDa protein-interacting protein 3-like — protein: MSQSGIPGLQEENLQGSWVELHFSHGSNGSGVPASVSLYNGDLEKTLRDTQHESGRSSSKSSHRDSPPRSQTPRDNNRASEPDSHSVREKNSIQSEEDYLERRKEVERILKKNSDWIWEWSSRPENVPPKEFLFRHPRRATALSMRNMGVMKKGGIFSAEFLKVFLPSLLLSHLLAIGLGIYIARRLTTATSTF